From Polaribacter haliotis:
TGCATTAAAAAGAGTGTTTATAGAATGACCAAAACCAATAATCCATTCTACATTTGGGTTGTCTGTTCCAGCTTTTTTAATTGCTGAAATATAATTTTCTGGATCAGTTTCATCTTCATTTAAAGTAAAAACGGTTGTTGTAGAACCCACTTCCATAGGATGCATGTGTACATCATGAAAACCTGGTAAAACAACTTTTCCTTTTAAATCTATTCTAGTTGCATTCTCATCCGTATTTTTTTCAGCTTCAGCATTAGAACCTACAAAAAGGATTTCATTTTCATCAATTAAAATGGCTTCTGCCCAAGGATTTGTAGCATCTACAGTAAAAATTTTAGCATTAAAATATAATTTTTGAGTACTTGTTTCTATGGTATCTGTTTTACTAATTCCGTTTTCTTTAGAACAAGATTTTGAAGCAAAAACAACACTAAATAAAATAATTAAAAGTTTCATTTTTCTCATTTTCTTTAAGGTTTATTGAATATAAAGGTATAAAAAAACTGCTATAGATTGATTACTTCTATAGCAGTTTGTAAAAAATAGTTAGAACTTTTAATACTTATTCTTGATTTTCAATAGCTAATTTTATTTTTCCTTCTAACTCTTCAGCTAAATCTGGGTTGTCTTTAATTAACCCTTTAACAGCATCTCTTCCCTGGCCAAGTTTTGTTTCACCATAACTAAACCAAGAACCACTTTTCTTTACAATACCTAATTCTACACCAATATCTAAAATCTCTCCAACTTTAGAAATTCCTTGTCCATACATAATATCGAATTCTGCAATTTGGAAAGGTGGTGCTACTTTATTTTTAACAACTTTAACTTTGGTACTGTTTCCAATAACTTTGTCTCCGTCTTTAATTTGTGTTCTTCTTCTAATATCTAATCTTACTGAAGCATAAAATTTTAATGCGTTTCCACCAGTTGTTGTTTCTGGGTTTCCAAACATTACACCAATTTTTTCACGTAATTGGTTAATAAAAATAACAGTACATTTTGTTTTAGATATTGTACCTGTTAATTTACGTAATGCTTGAGACATTAAACGTGCATGAAGACCCATTTTAGAATCTCCCATTTCACCTTCAATTTCACTTTTTGGCGTTAATGCTGCAACAGAATCAATAACAACAATATCAATTGCGCCAGAACGAATTAAGTTTTCGGCAATTTCTAATGCTTGCTCTCCATGATCTGGTTGAGAAATAATTAAGTTATCTATATCTACTCCTAAATTTTCTGCGTAAAATTTATCGAATGCATGTTCTGCATCAATAAACGCTGCAATTCCGCC
This genomic window contains:
- the recA gene encoding recombinase RecA; translated protein: MAADKEKAAKLKALQLTLDKLDKTYGKGSVMKLGDVVTEDIDAISSGSLGLDLALGVGGYPRGRVIEIYGPESSGKTTLTLHAIAEAQKAGGIAAFIDAEHAFDKFYAENLGVDIDNLIISQPDHGEQALEIAENLIRSGAIDIVVIDSVAALTPKSEIEGEMGDSKMGLHARLMSQALRKLTGTISKTKCTVIFINQLREKIGVMFGNPETTTGGNALKFYASVRLDIRRRTQIKDGDKVIGNSTKVKVVKNKVAPPFQIAEFDIMYGQGISKVGEILDIGVELGIVKKSGSWFSYGETKLGQGRDAVKGLIKDNPDLAEELEGKIKLAIENQE